The region AGTCAACGCTGAAAGGTATTGATTGGCGTGTGAGTCGCCCCATAACAACAACTGCGGATGGGCACTTGAACCCGCTCCAAAATGGCAGAACGGCTCTGGTGCGTCCTTGGTCGAATCACCACGGCGGAAACACTCGTCACGCGGGGTATTGAAAAATACTGCGGCAGAAGCCCGTTGCACATAATCCGGTAAACGCTGTGGTACCCCACGGGTTTTGATGACCAATACCCCAAACAGTAGCACCAGCAGCCACACGGTGAGCACGCCACCTAATAATCGACGGGCCGTCCACCAACCAGTTCGTAAGCGGGTGGGCTGCTCTACCCAACGCCAACTCAATACGGCCAATACTAAGGACAAAGCCACCAGCTCGAGCAGCATCCCGCGGGTCAGATCACCCGAAGGACTTTGCACATATTGGCGAGCAAATACCAATACTGGCCAGTGCCACAGGTAAAACGAATACGACACATCACCCAGGCGTTGTAACGGCCAACTGCGCCAGATACGGGCGGTGACAGGTGCATCACCCGCAGCCATCCACAGCACGGCCGCCCCCACAGGAAGCAGTGTCCAAGGCCCCGGCCAGTTCATGGCTGGAGAAAGCCCGGCAAAACTTCCCAGCAAGAGCAGCAAGGCCAACGCCGAGGCCGGGCTACACCAGCGCGGATGCTTCCAGACGGGTCTCCAAGCCCCCAGCAGACAGCCCGATAAAAATTCCCAGGCGCGCGTCAGCAAACCATAAAACGCATCCGCCGGATGAGTTTGCCCAGCCCACAAAGCCCAGAGCAGCGAAGCCAGCCAAAGCAGCCCCAGAACAAGCCTGAGATGCTGCCGCGCCCAACGCCACACCAGCGCCATCAGCACCGGCAAGACCGCATAAAACTGCCCTTCGACCGACAGCGACCAGGTGTGTAACAAAGGCTTGGCATGGGCGGCCAGATCAAAATAGCCCTGCTCACCGGTAAAGGCCAGATTCGACAAGAAAAACAAGGCTGCCATGACATGGCGGGTGCTTTTCAAATAGTCATAAGGCAGCACAAACCACCAGCCCCAGAGCAAACAGGCCGCACACATCACCGCCAATGCCGGGAAGATGCGTCGAAGTCGGGCCCGGAAAAATCCGGCAAATGAAAAATGACCCCGCTGGTGTGCAGCCAGAATATGCGAGCCAATCAGAAAACCCGAGATGACAAAAAAAACGTCCACTCCGGCAAAACCACCTTGCGCCCCCGGCATGCCGTAATGGTAGGCCACCACGGCCAACACGGCAAAGGCCCGCAGGGCATTGATGTCGGGCCGGAAGTCAGCCGCCTGAACCAGGTCTTTCATGTTTTGGCACAGGCCAGGAAAGCATTTTTTGATCCCCAATCACCCCAACACATGTCAGTGCGGATTTTCAAAAAACAGGTAGTTGGAAGCGTAGTCGCTGATCTCGAAATAGACCTTCTTCTCGCCCGGATCAGCCATGAAATTGAGGTTTTCGTCCATGATGCCGTAGCCAAAGCGGTACGGGCGCGGCAAGTTGTCTTGCGTGCCCATGGCGGTGGAGAGTTTGTCGATTTTGATAAAGCGCCGCACCACTTTGTCACCGGCATAAAACTCCAGCACACCGTTGGTACCCGTCCAGTTCTGAATGTCACGGCTGATCTTGTTTTGTTGCTCCTGGGTACAACTTGTTAAAAGAAAAATGGCTGTAGCGCTTGTTAATAAAGCACGAGTAGCTCTTAATTTCATAGCTAATTCTCCTTGAGTGGACGGTAAGCTTACGCGGGCTGGGCCGCAGAGCGCTGGCGCAGCGCCTCATACAGACAGACACCACTGGCCACTGAAACATTCAGGCTTTCAACCGCACCACGCATCGGAATACTCACCAGCTGGTCACAGGTTTTGGCGGTGAGTGCACGCATGCCGTCACCTTCAGCCCCCAACACCAGCGCCACCGGGCCCTTGAGGTCAACTTGGTAAAGCGTCTGGCTGGCTTGATCGCTGGTGCCAATCACCCAAATGTTGCGCTCCTTGAGCTCGTTCAAGGTACGTGCCAGATTGGTCACCATGAAATA is a window of Rhodoferax lithotrophicus DNA encoding:
- a CDS encoding acyltransferase family protein, translated to MKDLVQAADFRPDINALRAFAVLAVVAYHYGMPGAQGGFAGVDVFFVISGFLIGSHILAAHQRGHFSFAGFFRARLRRIFPALAVMCAACLLWGWWFVLPYDYLKSTRHVMAALFFLSNLAFTGEQGYFDLAAHAKPLLHTWSLSVEGQFYAVLPVLMALVWRWARQHLRLVLGLLWLASLLWALWAGQTHPADAFYGLLTRAWEFLSGCLLGAWRPVWKHPRWCSPASALALLLLLGSFAGLSPAMNWPGPWTLLPVGAAVLWMAAGDAPVTARIWRSWPLQRLGDVSYSFYLWHWPVLVFARQYVQSPSGDLTRGMLLELVALSLVLAVLSWRWVEQPTRLRTGWWTARRLLGGVLTVWLLVLLFGVLVIKTRGVPQRLPDYVQRASAAVFFNTPRDECFRRGDSTKDAPEPFCHFGAGSSAHPQLLLWGDSHANQYLSALTDAALALGQGGLIATQSGCRATLPGQVTGLPESIAQTCAGFNDEVNTLLVQTPSIHTVVLGRLWSSDASFNRTVALVQQLARHGKRVLLIGPLPEPGMDVPQNWSVQQLKAGHAIDKLTIPLSSQANALAIRTRLRVELADQVCRGQVVLLDPIGSLCDDKVCRLAQGGEANFRDVSHLSQQASLQFTQPIQVALSALNSARVATCSTLP